The following coding sequences lie in one Polynucleobacter sp. HIN7 genomic window:
- a CDS encoding TRAP transporter permease, which produces MSQSAIDSATQEKLDALIKQEEGDSNNYKGIFAIFLTLMAVGMSLFHLYAAYSIVPTQVLRTVHVSFMLFLVFLSFPMLARYKNQVKWWDVICALLAIYIAYYAIAGGDDFGDRNTAPDRMDVVWGSILILLILEAVRRTSGAILVSVTILFLLYALFGDLLPAPWTHKGYSVDRLVGFMYMTLEGIYGTAVDVSATLIILFTIFGAFLQFTGAGKFFIDFSFAAMGGKSSGVGRTIVLSSFLLGGPSGSGVATTVTVGSVAAPMLDKVGYEKNAAGGLLAAGGLGAIISPPVLGAAAFLIADFLKISYLDVLLMSIIPTILFYLGLFTMVEIDVRKYGMKAMHFEAVESAWSLSKKYWFHFFSLISIVLFMLMGFTPVMAVLWATIISALTSMLRRDTAIIPYEWFMGKQPILKGLYESNLTKALASGSTGVLAIAATCAGAGLIVGTVVLTGLGLKFSSIVIQYAGGSLLLTAIFTAFIVWIVGLAVPVTASYIICAVIAAPALINLGVPAFAAHMFIFYYAVLSEVSPPTALSPFAAAAICKGNPYKTTLQSWKYVAPAILVPFMFVLDKSGVSLLLMGSTTALAEANWMEIVWSTLTAIVGIVALAGGLQGWFIEKTNIVERTLMIVSGVALAYTSPTADMIGFAGFGLVLILQFFKYFKAKPKASA; this is translated from the coding sequence ATGAGCCAAAGTGCAATTGATAGCGCAACCCAAGAAAAATTAGATGCGCTGATTAAACAAGAAGAGGGTGACTCCAATAATTACAAAGGGATCTTTGCGATCTTTTTGACCTTGATGGCGGTTGGCATGTCGCTGTTTCATTTGTACGCCGCTTACTCCATTGTTCCAACCCAAGTGCTTAGAACAGTACACGTGAGCTTTATGCTCTTTTTGGTCTTCTTAAGTTTTCCGATGTTGGCTCGGTACAAGAATCAAGTGAAGTGGTGGGATGTGATTTGCGCCCTGTTGGCGATTTATATTGCCTATTACGCAATTGCCGGTGGAGATGATTTTGGCGATCGCAATACTGCGCCCGACCGCATGGATGTGGTTTGGGGCTCCATACTGATCCTATTAATCCTAGAGGCTGTGCGTCGCACCAGTGGCGCTATTTTGGTATCAGTGACCATACTATTTTTACTCTACGCACTTTTTGGAGACTTGCTTCCAGCCCCCTGGACCCATAAAGGCTACTCAGTAGACCGTCTGGTTGGGTTTATGTATATGACCCTAGAGGGTATCTACGGTACCGCAGTTGATGTATCCGCTACCCTCATTATTCTCTTCACGATCTTTGGGGCATTCTTGCAATTTACGGGTGCGGGCAAGTTTTTTATCGACTTCTCATTTGCTGCCATGGGCGGCAAATCATCTGGCGTAGGACGCACCATTGTTTTATCTTCATTCTTGCTGGGCGGCCCCTCTGGGTCCGGCGTAGCCACCACCGTCACCGTCGGCTCAGTAGCAGCCCCAATGCTCGATAAGGTAGGTTACGAGAAAAACGCGGCTGGTGGCCTCTTAGCAGCTGGTGGCCTAGGGGCGATCATTTCTCCGCCGGTATTGGGTGCAGCAGCCTTCTTGATTGCCGACTTTTTGAAGATTTCGTATCTCGATGTTTTATTAATGTCGATTATTCCGACCATTTTGTTTTATCTCGGACTTTTTACGATGGTGGAAATCGATGTTCGTAAGTACGGCATGAAAGCAATGCATTTTGAGGCGGTCGAGAGTGCCTGGTCCCTCAGCAAAAAATACTGGTTTCATTTCTTCTCGCTGATCTCAATCGTTCTATTTATGCTGATGGGCTTCACGCCCGTCATGGCTGTGTTATGGGCAACAATTATTTCCGCATTGACCAGCATGTTGCGCCGGGATACGGCCATCATCCCCTACGAGTGGTTTATGGGTAAACAGCCCATTCTCAAGGGTCTTTATGAATCCAATTTAACCAAGGCGCTCGCTTCTGGCTCAACCGGTGTTCTGGCGATTGCGGCAACCTGCGCTGGTGCCGGCCTGATTGTGGGTACCGTGGTATTGACTGGTTTAGGCCTCAAGTTCAGCTCGATTGTGATTCAGTATGCGGGCGGCTCTTTATTACTCACCGCCATATTTACTGCCTTCATTGTTTGGATTGTGGGTCTAGCAGTACCAGTCACTGCTTCGTACATCATTTGTGCTGTGATTGCAGCTCCTGCGCTCATTAACTTGGGCGTACCCGCATTTGCAGCACATATGTTTATCTTTTACTATGCAGTGTTATCGGAGGTTTCACCGCCAACCGCCCTATCGCCCTTTGCGGCGGCAGCGATTTGTAAGGGTAACCCATACAAAACAACCTTACAAAGCTGGAAATACGTGGCGCCTGCGATTCTGGTGCCCTTTATGTTCGTGCTAGATAAATCAGGGGTTAGCCTCTTGCTGATGGGCTCTACCACTGCATTGGCCGAGGCAAATTGGATGGAAATCGTTTGGTCAACACTAACCGCCATCGTCGGAATTGTGGCACTGGCCGGCGGTCTGCAAGGTTGGTTTATTGAGAAGACCAATATTGTGGAGCGTACCCTGATGATTGTTTCTGGGGTCGCGCTGGCCTACACCTCACCAACCGCCGATATGATTGGCTTTGCTGGATTTGGCTTGGTACTCATCCTGCAGTTCTTTAAGTACTTTAAGGCCAAGCCTAAAGCCAGTGCCTAA
- a CDS encoding mandelate racemase/muconate lactonizing enzyme family protein, with protein sequence MPIIESVQVASVPVPLDVVTSFATRTVSERHYCIVKVRSKDGHEGVGFCYVGSAAGSIAKVAVEQLLAPKLIGQNSHRSEGLWSEMYAESILQGRSGSVMRGISILDTAIWDLNARSVGLPLHQYLGCVVDDRVPAYASGGYYLEGKTPAKLGKEMESFVKLGFKAVKMKVGRLSPREEEARVKAARSAVGDDVLLTLDANNAWRDLPTAMEYVRRFEKYNPYWLEEPFSPDAIDLHARLAKNTSITIATGEIEVGRWRFRELVDAGGATILQADAAVCGGISEFRRIAAYADSKGITVCPHWFHDLHAPLVAATPNARFVEFFPDNQVLNFRRLINKQLAFKNGDLILHKTPGLGFEFDEAAVKKYAGKSAWTTIKK encoded by the coding sequence ATGCCGATTATTGAATCTGTTCAAGTGGCCAGCGTGCCAGTTCCCTTAGATGTTGTAACATCGTTTGCGACTCGAACCGTGAGCGAGCGCCATTACTGCATCGTTAAAGTTCGCAGTAAAGATGGTCACGAGGGGGTTGGCTTCTGTTACGTCGGATCTGCCGCCGGCAGTATCGCCAAAGTCGCCGTTGAGCAATTGTTGGCTCCTAAATTGATTGGTCAGAATAGCCATCGTAGCGAGGGTCTGTGGTCGGAGATGTATGCGGAATCGATTTTGCAAGGTCGTTCTGGCTCTGTGATGCGTGGCATCTCGATTCTGGATACTGCAATTTGGGATCTCAACGCCCGCTCAGTTGGTTTGCCTCTCCATCAATACTTGGGATGCGTGGTAGATGATCGTGTCCCTGCCTATGCCAGCGGTGGTTACTACTTGGAAGGTAAAACTCCAGCCAAATTGGGCAAGGAAATGGAATCGTTTGTGAAGCTTGGCTTTAAGGCGGTGAAGATGAAAGTGGGCCGCCTATCCCCCCGTGAGGAGGAGGCTCGAGTCAAAGCCGCTCGCAGTGCAGTCGGCGATGATGTCCTTTTAACCCTCGATGCGAATAATGCTTGGCGCGATTTACCAACCGCGATGGAGTATGTCCGTCGTTTTGAGAAATACAACCCCTATTGGTTGGAAGAGCCATTTTCCCCGGATGCTATTGATTTGCATGCCCGCTTGGCAAAAAATACCTCCATCACGATCGCTACTGGCGAAATTGAGGTAGGCCGTTGGCGTTTTCGTGAGCTGGTTGATGCCGGTGGCGCAACCATCCTGCAAGCGGATGCGGCAGTGTGCGGTGGCATTAGCGAATTCAGGCGGATTGCTGCGTATGCTGACTCTAAAGGGATTACAGTTTGCCCCCACTGGTTCCATGATTTGCATGCTCCCTTAGTTGCGGCAACACCCAATGCTCGCTTTGTGGAGTTTTTCCCTGACAACCAAGTCTTAAACTTCAGACGCCTTATTAACAAGCAGTTGGCATTTAAGAACGGTGATCTGATTTTGCATAAAACACCAGGATTGGGATTTGAGTTTGATGAAGCTGCGGTTAAGAAATACGCCGGCAAATCAGCCTGGACTACGATCAAAAAATAG
- a CDS encoding TAXI family TRAP transporter solute-binding subunit, with the protein MKLLKLLPLCFALLWGSVQAQNLSVATGGTGGVYYPMGGGLAAVLSKKVPGMSATAEVTGGSVDNLNLIGTGKPYIGFSMADAAKDAQTGQGKFSGKKIDLNTLLVLYPNRMHIVTTEASGIKTMQDLKGKRVSTGSPGSATEVMAFRVIEAAGLDKDKDMKRERLGVAESVNAVKDRKIDAFFWVGGLPTAAVTDLANTPGTKIVMIDHSKEVDAMNKKYGNLYFKDVIPKTTYKGMDKDNNVISVANILVTSSKMSEKEAYDIVKAVFDNKIDLVRSHFEYINVTPEGQKAASTPVPFHPGALKYFKEKNIKVN; encoded by the coding sequence ATGAAACTACTTAAATTGTTGCCTCTGTGCTTTGCACTGCTTTGGGGCAGCGTTCAAGCTCAAAATCTTTCGGTCGCGACTGGCGGTACCGGCGGTGTTTACTATCCCATGGGTGGCGGCCTAGCAGCTGTTCTGTCCAAAAAAGTGCCCGGGATGTCTGCGACTGCTGAGGTAACTGGCGGCTCAGTGGATAACCTCAACCTGATCGGCACTGGTAAGCCTTACATTGGCTTCTCAATGGCCGATGCCGCTAAAGATGCACAAACTGGTCAAGGCAAGTTCTCGGGTAAAAAAATTGACCTCAACACCTTGTTAGTTCTCTATCCTAATCGGATGCACATTGTGACCACCGAGGCATCGGGCATCAAAACGATGCAAGATCTCAAAGGCAAGCGTGTGAGCACAGGAAGCCCTGGCAGCGCTACTGAGGTGATGGCCTTTCGCGTGATTGAGGCTGCTGGTCTTGATAAAGATAAAGACATGAAGCGTGAGCGTCTTGGTGTTGCAGAGTCTGTCAATGCTGTCAAAGACCGCAAGATTGATGCGTTCTTTTGGGTGGGTGGTTTACCAACCGCTGCTGTAACTGATCTTGCCAATACTCCCGGAACTAAGATTGTGATGATTGATCACTCCAAAGAAGTGGATGCCATGAACAAAAAATATGGCAACCTTTACTTCAAGGACGTGATTCCAAAAACTACCTACAAGGGCATGGATAAAGACAATAATGTGATCTCTGTTGCCAATATCTTGGTCACAAGCTCAAAGATGTCTGAAAAAGAAGCCTATGACATCGTGAAAGCCGTGTTTGATAACAAGATCGACTTGGTTCGTTCACACTTTGAGTACATCAATGTGACCCCCGAAGGTCAAAAAGCTGCCTCAACACCAGTTCCATTTCATCCTGGTGCTTTGAAGTACTTCAAAGAGAAAAACATTAAAGTCAATTAA
- a CDS encoding M23 family metallopeptidase, with the protein MTAPQKGIQVNQRTQSKAGSGGSGLQSKPLAEQNQQLTDPGNEEYSQFDAVPDFQVQRGCLKRGFRDSNLPSRIGINDPEFLDYFKNQTGRFFDSASGPCIPYVVAFGKRGRFESLSIMNGPSRNEKSQILTFTASGFGGYLIQEENLADQMQFWTELFIPLQEVLYDPQRLGDKLPVELAWELNSIVKQLYPDDSASLGNSPKQVRVIVDFGTRDRWAQIWAVEILNLATNQVLADAFWLDRDDIPGSFFTANGDSIERSFWTNPLSYRRISRGVGQVPIRSRTNPNNPQAQSKDRRYRTHMGIDYAAPTGTPVFSVANGKVAFLGYSGAYGKLIIIDHPGNYRTYYAHLSNYNNELVVGNDIRRGMEIGYVGSTGRSTGPHLHYELRKNGIYVDPYNPKIQLDLWTMRPSDSGSFTKQLLMLGSIPKE; encoded by the coding sequence GTGACTGCTCCCCAAAAAGGAATTCAGGTTAATCAACGCACCCAAAGTAAAGCAGGGAGTGGTGGCTCGGGCTTGCAAAGTAAACCCTTAGCAGAGCAAAACCAACAGCTGACCGATCCTGGCAATGAAGAGTACAGTCAGTTTGATGCGGTACCTGATTTTCAGGTACAACGTGGCTGTCTAAAGCGAGGATTTCGAGATAGCAATCTTCCCAGTCGAATTGGAATCAACGATCCTGAATTTTTAGATTATTTCAAGAATCAGACGGGTCGGTTCTTCGACTCCGCAAGTGGCCCATGCATCCCTTATGTCGTTGCTTTCGGAAAACGGGGGCGCTTTGAGTCGCTGAGCATCATGAATGGGCCAAGTAGGAATGAAAAATCGCAGATTTTGACCTTTACTGCCTCAGGGTTTGGGGGATACCTCATTCAAGAAGAAAACCTTGCTGACCAAATGCAGTTTTGGACAGAGTTATTTATTCCGTTGCAAGAGGTACTCTATGACCCCCAACGTTTAGGAGATAAATTACCTGTTGAGCTTGCCTGGGAACTCAACTCGATCGTGAAGCAACTTTATCCAGATGACTCCGCCTCACTTGGAAATAGCCCAAAGCAAGTGCGCGTGATCGTTGATTTTGGTACTCGGGATCGTTGGGCACAAATTTGGGCAGTTGAGATTCTGAACCTAGCAACCAATCAAGTACTAGCCGATGCATTTTGGTTGGATCGCGATGATATTCCTGGATCATTTTTTACTGCCAACGGCGACTCTATTGAGCGTAGCTTTTGGACCAATCCTCTTAGCTATCGACGGATCTCTCGAGGTGTTGGGCAGGTTCCGATTCGCTCCCGAACCAATCCTAATAATCCGCAAGCCCAAAGCAAAGACCGACGCTATCGAACCCATATGGGGATTGACTATGCAGCCCCTACTGGTACGCCAGTATTTAGCGTTGCGAATGGGAAAGTGGCTTTTCTTGGTTACAGCGGCGCGTACGGCAAACTCATCATCATTGACCATCCAGGCAACTATCGAACCTATTACGCCCACTTGAGTAATTACAATAATGAATTAGTAGTCGGAAATGATATTCGACGCGGTATGGAGATCGGCTACGTTGGCTCGACCGGTCGTTCCACCGGCCCCCATTTGCATTACGAATTACGAAAGAATGGTATTTATGTGGACCCCTATAACCCAAAAATCCAGCTGGATTTGTGGACCATGCGCCCAAGCGATAGCGGCTCGTTCACGAAGCAGCTGTTAATGTTAGGTAGCATCCCCAAAGAATGA
- a CDS encoding 3-hydroxyacyl-CoA dehydrogenase family protein, giving the protein MLFNPAETKVLIVGGGTMGADVALVCARGGCATQVFESSAERRALLPNYFETKLQEIGYSHRFHLLSVVDSLNHFDWSEIDLVIECVPEKLEVKQDLFAQLEQVVNPETVLASNSSSFPISEIAKGLKSPARMIGLHFFMPAHLVPCVEVIYGEKTSRLVADSLSRLMTACGMIPVTVKKDLPGFLANRLQHALSREAFDLIDAGIVTPEDVDKAVRFGFGFRYLAAGPVLQRDHAGVEVHAAAGASIYPSLNNKGEIAQCLKEKVDSGNLGMKTGQGFYSWDAEAIKAERQRYDDLLRAGLKLLQKELPEIK; this is encoded by the coding sequence ATGCTATTTAATCCAGCCGAGACTAAAGTTTTAATCGTTGGTGGTGGAACCATGGGGGCTGATGTTGCCCTAGTCTGTGCTCGTGGAGGGTGCGCAACCCAAGTTTTTGAATCGAGCGCTGAACGTCGCGCTCTATTGCCCAATTATTTTGAAACTAAATTGCAAGAAATTGGCTATTCGCATCGATTCCACTTACTCTCTGTCGTTGATTCGCTCAATCATTTTGACTGGTCAGAAATTGACTTGGTGATTGAGTGCGTTCCAGAAAAACTCGAAGTCAAGCAGGATTTATTTGCCCAACTCGAGCAGGTGGTTAACCCTGAAACTGTTCTAGCAAGTAATAGTTCTAGCTTTCCTATTAGTGAAATTGCCAAAGGTTTAAAAAGTCCTGCTCGCATGATTGGTTTGCATTTTTTTATGCCCGCACATTTGGTTCCTTGTGTGGAGGTGATCTATGGTGAAAAAACATCACGTTTGGTAGCAGACAGTTTGAGTCGCTTAATGACCGCGTGTGGCATGATTCCCGTTACAGTCAAAAAAGATCTGCCAGGGTTTTTGGCCAATCGCTTGCAACATGCACTCTCTCGTGAAGCTTTTGATCTGATCGATGCGGGGATTGTAACCCCCGAGGATGTTGATAAAGCAGTACGTTTTGGTTTCGGGTTTCGTTACTTGGCTGCAGGCCCAGTATTACAGCGTGATCATGCTGGTGTTGAGGTTCATGCCGCGGCCGGAGCCAGTATCTACCCCTCCTTGAATAACAAAGGTGAGATTGCACAATGCCTTAAGGAAAAAGTAGATTCTGGAAATCTGGGAATGAAAACAGGCCAAGGGTTTTATTCCTGGGATGCCGAGGCGATCAAAGCAGAGCGCCAGCGGTATGATGATTTGCTTCGTGCCGGTTTGAAACTCTTACAAAAAGAACTTCCTGAAATCAAATAA
- a CDS encoding cytochrome b/b6 domain-containing protein, whose amino-acid sequence MSTPVRIWDLPTRLFHWALAICIVLGIVFVKIGGNAIQWHAYCGYTALALILFRIIWGFVGSQYARFANFIPSPATLIAFLRGQVDGGLGHNPLGALSVIGLLLVVLIQALTGLFADDDIFFQGPLAKYVSNSTVALLTSIHRFNQYSIFALVGLHIAAISYYYFVKRENLVRPMVTGDKLITSTLNLQETVDTSRQRMMALAIFLLIILGLYLLIA is encoded by the coding sequence GTGAGCACGCCGGTTCGCATTTGGGATTTGCCAACGCGGCTATTTCATTGGGCTTTGGCGATCTGTATTGTGCTCGGTATTGTGTTTGTAAAAATCGGCGGTAATGCTATTCAGTGGCATGCCTATTGTGGCTATACTGCGCTGGCACTGATCTTGTTTCGCATCATTTGGGGTTTTGTGGGTTCGCAGTATGCACGGTTTGCTAATTTCATTCCCAGCCCCGCAACGCTAATTGCTTTTCTTCGGGGTCAAGTCGATGGCGGACTTGGTCATAACCCGCTCGGCGCCTTATCCGTCATCGGTTTATTACTTGTCGTTTTAATTCAGGCTCTGACAGGCCTATTTGCCGATGATGATATTTTTTTCCAGGGACCACTTGCAAAATATGTATCAAATAGTACGGTCGCACTACTCACTAGTATTCATCGCTTCAACCAATACTCAATATTTGCTTTGGTCGGACTGCATATTGCCGCAATCTCGTACTACTATTTCGTGAAACGAGAAAACTTAGTCCGACCTATGGTCACTGGCGATAAATTAATCACCTCTACTCTAAACTTACAAGAGACGGTTGATACATCCCGCCAACGCATGATGGCACTGGCAATATTTTTGTTGATTATTCTCGGCTTATATCTCCTGATTGCTTAA
- a CDS encoding 2-hydroxyacid dehydrogenase — protein sequence MIPVNSVLQVGFFPEIMQDEVLRRLTPVMMPDPQGPIPQQDVQAILTRPSYPITPALLDQLPRVEMIACCGVGYDNLPLDYLRQKGIMASNTPGVLNDAVCELTIGMLFALLRQIPKAHEFVIHKNWSKGAFPFTTSLAGKTIGIVGMGRIGQELAARLVPFKVKIAYHGPHDKHLSYPYISSLIELARMSDILILCCPGGKETERMIHREVLEALGPSSYLINVARGTVINESDLLAALHGGKIAGAALDVFENEPNPDPRFLELPNVLLTPHIGSATQETRQAMTNLAIDNLDAFFNQRPLPTPIVL from the coding sequence ATGATTCCAGTCAATAGCGTATTACAAGTGGGATTTTTCCCTGAAATCATGCAAGATGAGGTCTTACGTCGCCTAACACCAGTGATGATGCCTGACCCTCAGGGTCCCATTCCACAACAGGATGTTCAGGCGATTTTGACAAGACCCAGCTATCCAATCACACCCGCTCTTTTAGATCAATTGCCCCGGGTCGAAATGATTGCCTGCTGTGGCGTTGGATATGACAATCTTCCGCTCGATTATTTAAGGCAAAAAGGGATCATGGCATCGAACACGCCAGGGGTACTCAACGATGCAGTGTGCGAACTCACGATCGGCATGTTGTTTGCCCTACTGCGACAAATTCCGAAGGCGCATGAGTTTGTAATTCATAAAAATTGGAGTAAAGGGGCCTTTCCGTTTACAACTTCCTTGGCAGGTAAAACAATCGGGATCGTAGGCATGGGACGAATTGGTCAAGAGCTCGCAGCGCGACTAGTGCCTTTTAAGGTAAAGATTGCCTACCATGGCCCACATGACAAGCACCTGTCCTATCCATACATTTCCTCATTAATTGAGCTAGCAAGAATGAGTGATATCTTGATTCTGTGCTGCCCCGGCGGCAAAGAAACCGAGCGCATGATTCATCGGGAGGTGCTTGAGGCTTTAGGTCCCTCGTCCTACTTGATTAATGTCGCCCGTGGCACTGTCATCAACGAGTCCGATTTATTGGCCGCACTTCATGGCGGGAAGATTGCTGGAGCTGCCTTGGATGTATTTGAAAACGAACCCAATCCTGATCCACGATTTTTAGAGCTCCCCAATGTCTTACTAACACCCCACATTGGCAGCGCGACCCAGGAGACTCGTCAAGCGATGACGAATCTTGCGATTGATAATCTTGATGCTTTTTTTAATCAGCGCCCTCTACCAACCCCTATTGTCTTGTAA
- a CDS encoding dihydrodipicolinate synthase family protein: MPVHPSSFSSVLSPVLTPFNADGGPNSKKLLRQCQWLQSHGVGQAVFGTNSEANSMSARQKIMVLEELIDGGLNPNNVMPGTGACSVDDAVAMTRAAVNAGCAGVLMLPPFYYKDVADDGLFAFYAEVIEKVADANLKIYVYNIPPVTKIGLSIPLLERLVKAYPNTVIGMKDSSGDWPYTESVIKALGGSGFRVYAGSEVFLLRTLKAGGVGCISATANVNPKAIAQLAARWQESGADALQESLSAVRAIFAQFPMIPGMKAAVAHYSGDPDWLRVRPPLLSLDAEQQNRLVHELQKINFQMEGL, translated from the coding sequence ATGCCCGTTCACCCCTCAAGTTTTTCATCAGTCCTGTCACCGGTTCTAACCCCATTTAATGCCGATGGTGGTCCGAATTCCAAAAAACTCCTGCGACAATGTCAATGGCTACAAAGTCATGGAGTAGGTCAAGCGGTCTTTGGAACGAACTCTGAAGCCAATTCCATGTCCGCACGCCAAAAGATCATGGTGCTAGAGGAATTGATTGATGGTGGACTCAACCCAAATAATGTGATGCCAGGGACTGGTGCATGCTCGGTTGATGATGCAGTTGCCATGACACGTGCCGCAGTGAATGCTGGTTGTGCCGGAGTATTGATGCTCCCGCCCTTTTATTATAAAGACGTCGCTGACGATGGCTTATTTGCGTTTTATGCTGAAGTCATTGAAAAAGTGGCTGATGCAAACTTAAAAATCTATGTCTACAACATCCCTCCGGTCACCAAAATTGGTCTGAGTATTCCCCTGTTGGAGCGCTTGGTGAAGGCTTATCCCAATACTGTCATCGGGATGAAAGATAGTTCGGGAGATTGGCCATATACCGAATCTGTGATTAAAGCGTTGGGGGGCTCAGGATTTCGGGTCTATGCAGGTAGTGAGGTATTTTTACTGCGCACCCTAAAAGCTGGGGGCGTGGGTTGCATCTCAGCCACCGCGAATGTCAATCCAAAAGCAATTGCCCAACTAGCAGCCCGCTGGCAAGAATCAGGGGCAGATGCCCTCCAAGAGTCCCTATCGGCAGTACGGGCCATTTTTGCCCAGTTCCCGATGATTCCTGGCATGAAGGCAGCGGTCGCTCACTATAGCGGTGATCCTGATTGGCTTCGCGTGAGACCCCCTCTGCTATCCCTCGATGCAGAGCAGCAAAACAGACTGGTTCACGAACTTCAAAAAATTAACTTCCAGATGGAAGGGCTTTAA
- a CDS encoding IlvD/Edd family dehydratase → MSTNNDPKAASNSTPQTGIRKGLTRYGDTEFSLFMRKAFIKAMGFSDSALDRPIIGITNTYSDFNPCHGNVPQMIEAIKRGVMQAGGMPMVFPTISIHESFAFPTSMYLRNLMALDTEEMMRSQPVDAVVLVGGCDKTIPAQLMAAASLDVPVLSIPTGPMLTTLHQGDRLGACTDCRRYWGKFRAGEIDQAEIDEINGKLAPTTGTCMVMGTASTIACMVETAGLSLPGTAAAPAVTAERFRLSELTGRRAVELGKTAGEGKFSPRTILSTEALTNALVVLHAIGGSTNALIHFTAIAARLGIKLDLERFDRLGRNIPVLVDLKPSGSHYMEHLYEDGGLMGVLRELKPHLYLDCLTVSGRTLGEEIDAAKVTKARKVIRIASEPIYPVGGLAVLKGNLAPRGAVIKHSAASPNLLKHRGRAVVFKSLEDLALRVDSPDLDVTAEDILVLQNAGPKGAPGMPEAGYLPIPKKLAQAGVKDMVRISDARMSGTAFGTIVLHVTPESAENGPLAIVQDGDMITLDVEKRLLQLELDDAEIARRIAALETPAKRLNIPETGYRHLYQTTVTQADVGCDFDFMVPSAHGVVPLLKGK, encoded by the coding sequence TTGAGCACTAATAACGATCCTAAAGCTGCATCGAACAGCACACCCCAAACAGGAATTCGCAAGGGCCTCACTCGCTACGGCGATACTGAATTTTCTCTATTTATGCGCAAAGCCTTTATCAAGGCGATGGGATTTAGTGACAGCGCTCTTGATCGACCCATTATTGGAATCACGAACACCTACAGTGACTTCAACCCTTGCCATGGCAATGTGCCGCAAATGATTGAGGCGATTAAGCGTGGTGTGATGCAGGCGGGTGGGATGCCGATGGTATTTCCAACCATCTCCATTCACGAGTCGTTTGCATTTCCAACCAGCATGTATTTGCGCAATTTGATGGCGCTTGATACCGAAGAGATGATGCGCTCGCAACCGGTGGATGCCGTGGTGCTGGTCGGTGGTTGCGATAAAACCATCCCCGCTCAATTAATGGCTGCGGCTAGTCTTGATGTGCCAGTGTTATCAATTCCAACGGGCCCTATGCTGACCACCTTGCATCAGGGCGATCGTTTAGGAGCTTGCACCGATTGCCGTCGATATTGGGGAAAGTTTCGGGCTGGGGAAATTGACCAAGCAGAAATTGATGAGATCAATGGCAAATTAGCTCCAACGACCGGTACTTGTATGGTAATGGGAACCGCCAGCACCATCGCCTGCATGGTTGAGACCGCTGGTTTGAGTTTGCCTGGCACAGCAGCAGCTCCAGCAGTCACTGCAGAACGCTTTCGTTTATCGGAGCTCACCGGTCGCAGAGCGGTTGAGCTTGGCAAAACAGCTGGTGAAGGTAAATTCTCACCACGAACCATCTTAAGTACCGAAGCGTTGACGAATGCGCTTGTTGTCTTGCATGCAATCGGGGGCTCAACCAATGCCTTGATTCATTTCACGGCGATCGCAGCACGTCTGGGAATCAAACTGGATTTGGAGCGCTTTGACCGCTTGGGCCGAAATATACCGGTCCTGGTTGATTTAAAGCCCAGTGGTTCGCACTACATGGAGCACTTATACGAAGACGGTGGTTTGATGGGTGTCTTGCGAGAGCTAAAACCCCACTTGTACCTCGATTGCTTAACAGTATCTGGCAGAACACTGGGCGAGGAGATTGACGCAGCAAAAGTGACCAAAGCCCGTAAGGTCATTCGGATTGCGAGCGAACCAATTTACCCTGTCGGTGGCTTGGCTGTTTTGAAGGGCAATTTAGCACCACGTGGAGCAGTCATTAAGCATTCAGCAGCTAGCCCTAATTTGCTCAAACATCGCGGTCGCGCAGTAGTCTTTAAATCTTTGGAGGATTTAGCCTTGCGCGTGGACAGTCCAGATCTAGACGTCACGGCAGAAGATATCTTGGTCTTACAAAATGCTGGCCCCAAAGGTGCGCCGGGTATGCCTGAAGCTGGCTATTTACCAATTCCCAAAAAGCTGGCTCAAGCAGGGGTCAAAGACATGGTCAGGATTTCAGACGCGCGTATGAGTGGCACCGCCTTTGGCACGATTGTGTTGCATGTCACCCCAGAATCGGCCGAGAATGGACCGCTTGCCATCGTTCAGGATGGCGACATGATTACCTTGGATGTTGAAAAACGTTTATTGCAATTAGAGCTTGATGATGCAGAAATTGCGCGTCGCATCGCTGCTCTTGAGACACCAGCAAAGCGTTTGAATATTCCAGAAACAGGTTATCGTCATCTCTATCAAACGACGGTTACGCAAGCAGATGTTGGGTGTGATTTTGACTTTATGGTTCCCTCTGCACATGGCGTGGTACCACTTCTAAAGGGAAAATGA